The following coding sequences are from one Rattus norvegicus strain BN/NHsdMcwi chromosome 11, GRCr8, whole genome shotgun sequence window:
- the Cd47 gene encoding leukocyte surface antigen CD47 isoform X7, protein MWPLAAALLLGSCCCGSAQLLLSKVKSVEFTSCNDTVVIPCKVLNVEAQSTDEMFVKWKLNKSYIFIYDGNKNSTTREQNFTSAKISVSDLLKGIASLTMDTHEAVVGNYTCEVTELSREGKTVIELKNRPVSWFSTNEKILIVIFPILAILLFWGKFGILTLKYKSSHTNKRIILLLVAGLALTLIVVVGAILFIPGEKPVKNASGLGLIVISTGILILLQYNVFMTAFGMTSFTIAILITQVLGYVLAVVGMCLCIMACEPVHGPLLISGLGIIALAELLGLVYMKFVEWRETPSVS, encoded by the exons gtTCAGCTCAACTCCTGCTTAGTAAAGTCAAATCTGTAGAGTTCACGTCATGCAATGACACTGTGGTCATCCCTTGCAAAGTCCTTAATGTGGAAGCCCAAAGCACCGATGAAATGTTTGTGAAGTGGAAGTTGAACAAATCGTATATTTTCATCTATGATGGAAATAAAAATAGCACTACTAGAGAACAAAACTTTACCAGTGCAAAAATCTCGGTCTCAGACTTGCTCAAAGGCATTGCCTCTTTGACAATGGATACCCATGAGGCTGTGGTGGGAAACTACACCTGTGAAGTGACTGAGCTTTCCAGAGAAGGCAAAACAGTTATAGAGCTGAAAAACCGCCCAG TTTCGTGGTTTTCTACAAATGAAAAGATCCTCATTGTTATTTTCCCAATTTTGGCTATACTCCTGTTCTGGGGAAAGTTTGGTATATTAA CACTCAAATACAAGTCCAGCCATACGAATAAGAGAATCATTCTGCTGCTGGTTGCCGGGCTGGCGCTCACACTCATCGTGGTTGTTGGCGCCATCCTTTTCATCCCGG GAGAGAAGCCCGTGAAGAACGCTTCTGGTCTTGGCCTCATTGTAATCTCCACAGGAATATTAATACTGCTTCAGTACAATGTGTTTATGACAG CTTTTGGAATGACCTCTTTCACCATTGCCATATTGATCACTCAAGTGCTGGGCTATGTCCTTGCTGTGGTCGGGATGTGTCTCTGCATCATGG CTTGTGAACCAGTGCACGGCCCCCTTTTGATTTCAGGTTTGGGAATCATAGCTCTAGCAGAATTACTTGGACTAGTTTATATGAAGTTTGTCG AGTGGAGAGAGACACCTTCGGTCAGTTGA
- the Cd47 gene encoding leukocyte surface antigen CD47 isoform X4, giving the protein MWPLAAALLLGSCCCGSAQLLLSKVKSVEFTSCNDTVVIPCKVLNVEAQSTDEMFVKWKLNKSYIFIYDGNKNSTTREQNFTSAKISVSDLLKGIASLTMDTHEAVVGNYTCEVTELSREGKTVIELKNRPAFNTDQGSDCSYPTTTTTTTTTTTTPPGNEKEKGGCTLVSWFSTNEKILIVIFPILAILLFWGKFGILTLKYKSSHTNKRIILLLVAGLALTLIVVVGAILFIPGEKPVKNASGLGLIVISTGILILLQYNVFMTAFGMTSFTIAILITQVLGYVLAVVGMCLCIMACEPVHGPLLISGLGIIALAELLGLVYMKFVEWRETPSVS; this is encoded by the exons gtTCAGCTCAACTCCTGCTTAGTAAAGTCAAATCTGTAGAGTTCACGTCATGCAATGACACTGTGGTCATCCCTTGCAAAGTCCTTAATGTGGAAGCCCAAAGCACCGATGAAATGTTTGTGAAGTGGAAGTTGAACAAATCGTATATTTTCATCTATGATGGAAATAAAAATAGCACTACTAGAGAACAAAACTTTACCAGTGCAAAAATCTCGGTCTCAGACTTGCTCAAAGGCATTGCCTCTTTGACAATGGATACCCATGAGGCTGTGGTGGGAAACTACACCTGTGAAGTGACTGAGCTTTCCAGAGAAGGCAAAACAGTTATAGAGCTGAAAAACCGCCCAG CCTTCAACACTGACCAAGGATCAGACTGTTCTTAccccactaccactaccactaccactaccactaccactacccctCCAGGGAacgagaaggagaaaggaggttgCACATTAG TTTCGTGGTTTTCTACAAATGAAAAGATCCTCATTGTTATTTTCCCAATTTTGGCTATACTCCTGTTCTGGGGAAAGTTTGGTATATTAA CACTCAAATACAAGTCCAGCCATACGAATAAGAGAATCATTCTGCTGCTGGTTGCCGGGCTGGCGCTCACACTCATCGTGGTTGTTGGCGCCATCCTTTTCATCCCGG GAGAGAAGCCCGTGAAGAACGCTTCTGGTCTTGGCCTCATTGTAATCTCCACAGGAATATTAATACTGCTTCAGTACAATGTGTTTATGACAG CTTTTGGAATGACCTCTTTCACCATTGCCATATTGATCACTCAAGTGCTGGGCTATGTCCTTGCTGTGGTCGGGATGTGTCTCTGCATCATGG CTTGTGAACCAGTGCACGGCCCCCTTTTGATTTCAGGTTTGGGAATCATAGCTCTAGCAGAATTACTTGGACTAGTTTATATGAAGTTTGTCG AGTGGAGAGAGACACCTTCGGTCAGTTGA
- the Cd47 gene encoding leukocyte surface antigen CD47 isoform X3: MWPLAAALLLGSCCCGSAQLLLSKVKSVEFTSCNDTVVIPCKVLNVEAQSTDEMFVKWKLNKSYIFIYDGNKNSTTREQNFTSAKISVSDLLKGIASLTMDTHEAVVGNYTCEVTELSREGKTVIELKNRPAFNTDQGSDCSYPTTTTTTTTTTTTPPGNEKEKGGCTLVSWFSTNEKILIVIFPILAILLFWGKFGILTLKYKSSHTNKRIILLLVAGLALTLIVVVGAILFIPGEKPVKNASGLGLIVISTGILILLQYNVFMTAFGMTSFTIAILITQVLGYVLAVVGMCLCIMACEPVHGPLLISGLGIIALAELLGLVYMKFVASNQRTIQPPRNN; this comes from the exons gtTCAGCTCAACTCCTGCTTAGTAAAGTCAAATCTGTAGAGTTCACGTCATGCAATGACACTGTGGTCATCCCTTGCAAAGTCCTTAATGTGGAAGCCCAAAGCACCGATGAAATGTTTGTGAAGTGGAAGTTGAACAAATCGTATATTTTCATCTATGATGGAAATAAAAATAGCACTACTAGAGAACAAAACTTTACCAGTGCAAAAATCTCGGTCTCAGACTTGCTCAAAGGCATTGCCTCTTTGACAATGGATACCCATGAGGCTGTGGTGGGAAACTACACCTGTGAAGTGACTGAGCTTTCCAGAGAAGGCAAAACAGTTATAGAGCTGAAAAACCGCCCAG CCTTCAACACTGACCAAGGATCAGACTGTTCTTAccccactaccactaccactaccactaccactaccactacccctCCAGGGAacgagaaggagaaaggaggttgCACATTAG TTTCGTGGTTTTCTACAAATGAAAAGATCCTCATTGTTATTTTCCCAATTTTGGCTATACTCCTGTTCTGGGGAAAGTTTGGTATATTAA CACTCAAATACAAGTCCAGCCATACGAATAAGAGAATCATTCTGCTGCTGGTTGCCGGGCTGGCGCTCACACTCATCGTGGTTGTTGGCGCCATCCTTTTCATCCCGG GAGAGAAGCCCGTGAAGAACGCTTCTGGTCTTGGCCTCATTGTAATCTCCACAGGAATATTAATACTGCTTCAGTACAATGTGTTTATGACAG CTTTTGGAATGACCTCTTTCACCATTGCCATATTGATCACTCAAGTGCTGGGCTATGTCCTTGCTGTGGTCGGGATGTGTCTCTGCATCATGG CTTGTGAACCAGTGCACGGCCCCCTTTTGATTTCAGGTTTGGGAATCATAGCTCTAGCAGAATTACTTGGACTAGTTTATATGAAGTTTGTCG
- the Cd47 gene encoding leukocyte surface antigen CD47 precursor — MWPLAAALLLGSCCCGSAQLLLSKVKSVEFTSCNDTVVIPCKVLNVEAQSTDEMFVKWKLNKSYIFIYDGNKNSTTREQNFTSAKISVSDLLKGIASLTMDTHEAVVGNYTCEVTELSREGKTVIELKNRPVSWFSTNEKILIVIFPILAILLFWGKFGILTLKYKSSHTNKRIILLLVAGLALTLIVVVGAILFIPGEKPVKNASGLGLIVISTGILILLQYNVFMTAFGMTSFTIAILITQVLGYVLAVVGMCLCIMACEPVHGPLLISGLGIIALAELLGLVYMKFVASNQRTIQPPRNN, encoded by the exons gtTCAGCTCAACTCCTGCTTAGTAAAGTCAAATCTGTAGAGTTCACGTCATGCAATGACACTGTGGTCATCCCTTGCAAAGTCCTTAATGTGGAAGCCCAAAGCACCGATGAAATGTTTGTGAAGTGGAAGTTGAACAAATCGTATATTTTCATCTATGATGGAAATAAAAATAGCACTACTAGAGAACAAAACTTTACCAGTGCAAAAATCTCGGTCTCAGACTTGCTCAAAGGCATTGCCTCTTTGACAATGGATACCCATGAGGCTGTGGTGGGAAACTACACCTGTGAAGTGACTGAGCTTTCCAGAGAAGGCAAAACAGTTATAGAGCTGAAAAACCGCCCAG TTTCGTGGTTTTCTACAAATGAAAAGATCCTCATTGTTATTTTCCCAATTTTGGCTATACTCCTGTTCTGGGGAAAGTTTGGTATATTAA CACTCAAATACAAGTCCAGCCATACGAATAAGAGAATCATTCTGCTGCTGGTTGCCGGGCTGGCGCTCACACTCATCGTGGTTGTTGGCGCCATCCTTTTCATCCCGG GAGAGAAGCCCGTGAAGAACGCTTCTGGTCTTGGCCTCATTGTAATCTCCACAGGAATATTAATACTGCTTCAGTACAATGTGTTTATGACAG CTTTTGGAATGACCTCTTTCACCATTGCCATATTGATCACTCAAGTGCTGGGCTATGTCCTTGCTGTGGTCGGGATGTGTCTCTGCATCATGG CTTGTGAACCAGTGCACGGCCCCCTTTTGATTTCAGGTTTGGGAATCATAGCTCTAGCAGAATTACTTGGACTAGTTTATATGAAGTTTGTCG